A genomic segment from Candidatus Leptovillus gracilis encodes:
- a CDS encoding AAA family ATPase yields MSQFINRHHELALLDNLIQQPGAHLIMLYGRRRIGKTTLITHWARQTSLPTFYWVAKRDPRDLLLGNLGRAIYAWQHGGEGDVTIQPRDWEQAFKMLDAAVGNRRAIVILDELPYALQQDSGLGSHLQAAWDHLFKESQIILILSGSHIGMLTDLIQYQSPLYGRLTAQFPLYPLRFADCQAFLPRYDSWQRLAIYAILGGVPAYLERWRDDESLKANVERLFLQRTGWFRNEPQVLVSDLTERETVNYEAILKVIAAGHHEREAIASYAALKARPSAITCPG; encoded by the coding sequence ATGAGTCAATTCATCAACCGCCACCACGAATTAGCCCTGCTCGACAATCTCATCCAGCAGCCCGGCGCCCACCTCATCATGCTCTACGGCCGGCGCCGTATCGGCAAAACAACATTAATCACCCATTGGGCCAGGCAAACCAGCTTGCCCACCTTCTACTGGGTGGCCAAACGCGACCCCCGCGACCTGCTGCTCGGCAACCTGGGCCGGGCCATCTACGCCTGGCAGCATGGCGGCGAGGGAGACGTGACAATCCAGCCGCGCGATTGGGAGCAGGCGTTCAAGATGCTGGACGCGGCCGTTGGCAACCGCCGGGCTATCGTCATCCTCGACGAACTGCCCTACGCCCTGCAACAAGACAGCGGTCTCGGCAGCCATTTGCAGGCTGCTTGGGACCATCTCTTCAAGGAGAGCCAGATCATCCTCATCCTCTCCGGCTCCCATATCGGCATGTTGACCGACCTCATCCAATACCAATCACCGCTCTATGGTCGTTTGACAGCCCAATTCCCCCTCTACCCCCTGCGCTTTGCCGACTGCCAGGCCTTCCTGCCGCGCTACGATAGCTGGCAGCGGTTGGCTATCTACGCCATTTTGGGCGGCGTGCCCGCCTACCTGGAGCGCTGGCGGGATGATGAGTCGCTCAAGGCCAACGTCGAGCGGCTCTTTTTGCAGCGCACCGGCTGGTTTCGCAACGAGCCGCAGGTGTTGGTGAGCGATTTGACGGAGCGGGAGACTGTCAATTACGAAGCGATTCTGAAGGTGATCGCCGCCGGTCATCACGAGCGGGAGGCGATTGCCAGCTATGCGGCGCTGAAAGCACGGCCCTCAGCCATTACCTGCCCTGGCTGA
- a CDS encoding HNH endonuclease — protein sequence MSDFAHRVAGLNLFEGLGKNPQTPIQRHIKVRGNKSPYDGDWVYLATRRGRQPGLPKRVATLLKWQAGKCAYCGLYFGAEDKSEVDHIISKARGGHDGYNNWQLLHAHCHHQKTVKDEKLKQLAACRRRYVSPNKNDFGVNFGYGKKIQNC from the coding sequence ATATCCGATTTCGCTCATCGAGTCGCTGGATTGAACCTTTTTGAGGGGTTGGGCAAAAACCCCCAAACACCGATTCAACGACACATCAAGGTGCGCGGAAACAAAAGTCCGTACGATGGCGACTGGGTCTATTTGGCAACACGACGTGGAAGACAACCCGGCCTGCCTAAACGAGTGGCGACCCTGCTCAAATGGCAAGCTGGCAAATGCGCTTATTGTGGATTGTATTTCGGTGCAGAGGATAAGTCAGAAGTTGACCACATCATCTCCAAAGCACGTGGTGGACATGATGGGTATAACAACTGGCAGCTTCTTCATGCTCATTGTCACCACCAGAAAACTGTTAAAGATGAGAAACTTAAACAGCTAGCAGCTTGTCGGAGAAGATACGTTTCTCCGAACAAAAATGATTTCGGTGTAAACTTTGGGTATGGCAAGAAAATTCAGAACTGCTGA
- a CDS encoding tyrosine-type recombinase/integrase, whose product MAAQRTASPCIRWLRFRRRCLGGLLFEQRCRRLQLNQSARQALADYAAPLLEVEPRLKAVATVWQNVDALEPLWKSERSTPLSIREMSRMIGQAIQQAASLGQVPAEATPHSLRHTFATRYLLRHPGDLVGLARLLGHTSIQTTQIYVQPTEAEMARRVSQIDLNAYAR is encoded by the coding sequence TTGGCCGCACAGCGGACAGCGTCGCCCTGTATCCGTTGGCTCAGGTTCAGGCGTCGCTGCCTCGGAGGGCTGCTCTTTGAGCAGCGCTGCCGGCGGCTTCAGCTCAATCAGTCGGCCCGCCAGGCCCTAGCCGACTATGCTGCTCCGCTCTTAGAAGTGGAACCCAGGTTGAAAGCAGTGGCAACGGTCTGGCAGAATGTGGATGCTCTGGAACCGCTGTGGAAAAGCGAGCGAAGCACCCCCTTGAGTATTCGAGAAATGAGCCGGATGATTGGGCAGGCTATCCAGCAGGCTGCATCGCTAGGGCAGGTTCCGGCCGAAGCCACTCCCCATAGTTTACGGCACACCTTTGCCACCCGCTACTTGCTTCGTCATCCAGGGGATTTGGTAGGATTGGCAAGATTGCTCGGACACACCTCCATTCAGACAACACAGATTTATGTCCAACCTACCGAGGCGGAAATGGCCCGTCGAGTTAGCCAAATTGATCTCAATGCCTATGCCCGATAG
- a CDS encoding methyltransferase domain-containing protein, translating into MTNAIEDHWGRGDVYSLIVSALNKASKSLDGLTVEDLAPVDHFHARGFPATVELADRLPVRHGQHILDIGCGLGGPARYMAKRFHCNVSGVDITKPFVDAANKLTALLRMEQEVRIEHGDGHRLPYPDSHFDGAYTQHVTMNVADRPRFFAEAYRVLKPGGFFALTEHGLGLKGAPHYPLPWSADGAGAYLFTPSETRAILEKTGFEGIVVEDTGAKYVAGYKLVIEKAEKGTLPPLGVHILMGDTALQKTRNAARNIEEGRTHPIQLICRKPR; encoded by the coding sequence ATGACGAACGCAATTGAAGACCATTGGGGTAGGGGCGACGTTTACAGCTTGATCGTATCGGCCCTGAACAAGGCGTCGAAGTCCCTAGACGGCTTGACGGTTGAAGATCTAGCGCCGGTTGACCATTTCCACGCCCGCGGTTTCCCGGCGACCGTGGAACTTGCGGATCGGCTTCCGGTCAGGCACGGCCAGCACATTCTTGACATCGGTTGCGGCCTCGGCGGCCCCGCACGCTACATGGCGAAGCGGTTTCACTGCAATGTAAGCGGCGTGGACATAACGAAGCCTTTCGTCGACGCAGCCAACAAGCTGACGGCGCTACTTCGAATGGAGCAGGAGGTGAGAATCGAGCATGGCGACGGTCACCGCCTGCCCTATCCAGATTCCCACTTCGACGGCGCCTACACGCAGCACGTCACCATGAACGTGGCCGATCGCCCGAGATTCTTCGCGGAAGCCTATCGGGTCCTGAAGCCAGGCGGATTCTTCGCGCTCACGGAGCACGGCTTGGGACTGAAAGGCGCTCCGCACTATCCGCTGCCTTGGTCGGCGGACGGTGCTGGCGCCTACCTGTTTACGCCGTCCGAGACACGTGCGATTCTGGAAAAAACCGGGTTCGAGGGCATTGTCGTCGAGGACACGGGGGCGAAGTATGTTGCCGGATACAAGCTTGTGATCGAAAAGGCGGAGAAAGGCACCTTGCCGCCGCTTGGAGTTCACATCCTGATGGGCGACACCGCGTTGCAGAAGACCCGCAATGCCGCGCGGAACATAGAAGAAGGACGCACCCATCCTATACAACTGATTTGCCGAAAACCGCGATGA
- a CDS encoding Tn3 family transposase has product MSNAVILSRLLETTLADADETQAQRLARVSPIAWRHINFQGRYNFRQISQVPDIDELVGKLKLYPISLIESLD; this is encoded by the coding sequence ATGTCTAATGCTGTCATTTTATCGCGGCTCCTGGAGACCACACTGGCTGATGCAGATGAGACTCAAGCCCAACGTTTGGCTCGGGTGTCGCCTATTGCGTGGCGGCACATAAACTTTCAAGGCCGTTACAATTTCCGTCAAATTTCTCAGGTCCCGGATATTGATGAACTTGTGGGGAAGCTAAAGCTATATCCGATTTCGCTCATCGAGTCGCTGGATTGA